The bacterium nucleotide sequence GAGATACAACGTTTCCGGAATTTGCAAAACCCACGGATGATCCGGCGGCTGATACGTAACGGAATGAACGCGAAAACGTACGCCCAGATCCGCCGTCGCGAACCGGGCCGCTTCCAGCATCCGGTCTACGTCCATGTGGTACGCGCATGACGAGAGCACGATATGTCCGCCGGGATTTAATAATTTAATTGTACCGAGTAATAATTTCCAATAAGCCCATTTTAGTTTATCCATGCCTTCTTTACGTTTGGCGATCGCGGGCGGATCGATCACAATAAGATCAAATTTACGAACTTTGTCCGGTGACGCTTTTTGCAAGTCGCCTTGTTGATCCAAAAACTGAAAGACATCCTGCGCGATGAATTCGCATTTTTTTTCAACGTTGTTCAATTTGGCATTTTCTATAGCCATGGCGACCGCATCAGGATCGGAATCGATAGCCGTTACGGAAGCGCCGGCGTGTGCCAACGCGATCGCAAATCCGCCGGAATACGAAAATAAATCAAGCGTACGTTGATTGGGTTTAATAAGTTGCTGCACGTAGGCGCGGTTATCCCGCTGGTCGAGATAGAAACCGGTTTTATGGCCTTTGGCCATATCGACGCGGAATTGTAAATCATTTTCACGGATATCGATGAATTCCGGCACTTCTCCGTGTAAAACCCCCGAAACGGGTTCAAGGCCTTCCTCCTGTCGCGATTCCATATCACTCCGCTCGTAAATTCCTTTAGGATGGAGTAATTCTCTCAGAATATCGATAATATCCGATTTGAATTTTTCCATTCCAAGAGAACGGATCTGCAAAACTAAATATTCTCCGAATTGGTCCACCATGAGTCCGGGTAAATAGTCGGCTTCCGAATGAATGAGCCGTTGTGCGTTGGAATCGATTTTTAAAGATTGCCGGAATTCCAACGCTTTTTTAATCCGGTGGTAAAAAAAACCGCGGTCAATCGTGACGTTTTGTTTAGACCACACCCGCGTCACAATATGCGATTTTGAATTGTATGAACCGACGGCCAGAAATTTATTTTCAGAGTCATAAATTTCTACAACGGAACCGTCGTCGATGGCCTCGCGATCCCTGAACAGGGTGGCAATATCATCCCGGAAAATCCAAAGATAATTATTCCGGATTTTTTTATCCTTGCCTTCTTTGAGTTTAATTCGATTCATGAATAATACAGTGTAAAAAAACAGTGTAAAAAAAGCGCAAACAATATAGCGGAGAAGCGATTGAAAAACAATCGTTAAAGTGCCGCCGGATTAAAAAATAATTGGAATAAATGCCCGTATTGGGATAAATTAGGGCAGTTATAAGACTTGAACACCTGAATGATTCCACTTCGAGATACGATACCGTCGGCCACGTTTCCGATTGTAACGATTGTCCTGATTGCAGCGAATGCATTGATATTTTTTTATCAGTTGTTTTTAGGGCCGGAACTGAATGCATTCGTTCAAGTATTTGGAATTATTCCGGCCAAATATTTTTGGTTGGCCGATTTTAAACCGGGCGATTGGGGCGACCGGTTCATGCCGTTGTTGTCGTCGATGTTTTTGCACGGCGGATGGATGCACGTGATCGGCAACATGTGGTATTTGTGGATTTTCGGCGACAATGTCGAAGATCGAATGGGGCACGGCCGTTTTTTTGTATTTTATATTTTTTGCGGCGTAGCGGCCGGACTGACGCATATTTATCTTAATTCGGCTTCACGAATACCAACGATCGGTGCAAGCGGCGCCGTGGCCGGCGTTATGGGCGCGTACTTATTTTTATTTCCACGATCACGTGTCGTGACGTTATTACCGATATTTATTTTTATACAAATTATTGAAATTCCGGCTTTTTTCTTTCTGGCATTTTGGTTTTTATTACAATTTTTTCAAGGCACCGCGTCGATCATGGCCGGAGAAACATTGGGCGGCGTGGCGTGGTGGGCGCATTTTGGCGGATTTGTAGTGGGCGCGATTCTGTCGTTGTTTTTTAGAAAACCACGCACGGAACGAATCGAAGTTTTTGAAAAAGACGGAATCGATGAGTTGGAGTAAATTTAATCCGGAGAGTGGCTTATGACAACCTTATCGGAAGTTACGTTGCAGGAATTTCAGTCTAAATTGACTGATGCACATATCAAGACTTTGCAAATTATACAAGCGGCATTGGGCGTCGGAGTGACGGCTTTTTTGGGCGTTGTAGTTTTTTTGTATACGGCGCAGCCGGAGTATGATCAGCGCATGGCCGATCAAAATCTCGATTTGATCAAAATTCTGACGCTGATCCATGCCCTGATGGCGGCAACGTTGTATTACGGATCAACCTTCATTTACAACATGCAATTTACGGAGAGCAAATTGCGGGAAGCTGTATCAAAAACATTCAACGATGAAAAAGGTCAGCCAATTACCGACCCGGTATTT carries:
- a CDS encoding class I SAM-dependent rRNA methyltransferase, which gives rise to MNRIKLKEGKDKKIRNNYLWIFRDDIATLFRDREAIDDGSVVEIYDSENKFLAVGSYNSKSHIVTRVWSKQNVTIDRGFFYHRIKKALEFRQSLKIDSNAQRLIHSEADYLPGLMVDQFGEYLVLQIRSLGMEKFKSDIIDILRELLHPKGIYERSDMESRQEEGLEPVSGVLHGEVPEFIDIRENDLQFRVDMAKGHKTGFYLDQRDNRAYVQQLIKPNQRTLDLFSYSGGFAIALAHAGASVTAIDSDPDAVAMAIENAKLNNVEKKCEFIAQDVFQFLDQQGDLQKASPDKVRKFDLIVIDPPAIAKRKEGMDKLKWAYWKLLLGTIKLLNPGGHIVLSSCAYHMDVDRMLEAARFATADLGVRFRVHSVTYQPPDHPWVLQIPETLYLKTVYFQLM
- a CDS encoding rhomboid family intramembrane serine protease; protein product: MIPLRDTIPSATFPIVTIVLIAANALIFFYQLFLGPELNAFVQVFGIIPAKYFWLADFKPGDWGDRFMPLLSSMFLHGGWMHVIGNMWYLWIFGDNVEDRMGHGRFFVFYIFCGVAAGLTHIYLNSASRIPTIGASGAVAGVMGAYLFLFPRSRVVTLLPIFIFIQIIEIPAFFFLAFWFLLQFFQGTASIMAGETLGGVAWWAHFGGFVVGAILSLFFRKPRTERIEVFEKDGIDELE
- a CDS encoding ATP synthase F0 subunit C codes for the protein MTTLSEVTLQEFQSKLTDAHIKTLQIIQAALGVGVTAFLGVVVFLYTAQPEYDQRMADQNLDLIKILTLIHALMAATLYYGSTFIYNMQFTESKLREAVSKTFNDEKGQPITDPVFKCMVVIRTAMILRLAMLESSALFGLVICLLAVTNGVMHHYPEYWLNLITAALFLSLVVMLFPNRERIEGIFVNKIAQGSVTQ